The proteins below come from a single Pseudomonadota bacterium genomic window:
- the secA gene encoding preprotein translocase subunit SecA encodes MLSNFIKKIVGTKNERELKKVQPIVEEAGTHEDKLKALSDYELSQYTPRFKERIENGGELDSILPEAFAVVREAARRTVNMRHFDVQLIGGAVLHEGKIAEMATGEGKTLVATLPVYLNALTGLGVHVVTVNDYLAHRDSEWMGPIYKFLGLSVGVILNRLDDDERKKAYACDVTYGTNNEFGFDYLRDNMKYSLDECAQREFNYAIVDEVDSILVDEARTPLIISGPAEESTDKYYKINKLIYQLKKDKDFMVDEKARTAYLTEDGVAKIEKLINVENLYDPKHVDLLHHINQALKAHHLFKRDVDYIVKDGKVIIVDEFTGRLMDGRRFSDGLHQALEAAENVKIERENQTLATVTFQNYFRMYKKLAGMTGTADTEAVEFKKIYNLDVMVIPTNRDLIRTHYSDVIYRTEKEKFRAVINEIEDLYKKRRPVLVGTLSIDKSEKVSEMLKRKGVQHHILNAKNHEREAEVVAQAGRLKAVTISTNMAGRGTDILLGGNPEFLALSMCKGQKGSEEFEKTLEETRNICEKDKEEVIKLGGLHILGTERHESRRIDNQLRGRAGRQGDPGSSRFYVSLEDEIMRLFGSDRVSPMLAKLGMKEDMPIEHPFISKAIENAQTRVEGHNFEIRKYLLEYDNVMNKQRETVYGMRKELMSNEDVLDQIFDMIEDICEGLVDEYAPEKVYPEEWELTSLKSRIFETFFFHMEFDSIDFKSITKQGLLEMVKENVLDVYRHKETEFGENELRALERFITLNSLDTHWKEHLLSLDHLKEGIGLRGYGQKDPLREYQKESFELFLDMLGQAKLDTVRKLYAIQPAKEELTFNEPVMFLNRGDELLSQQKDKKIGRNDPCPCGSGKKYKRCCGK; translated from the coding sequence ATGCTCTCTAATTTCATAAAAAAAATTGTAGGAACTAAAAACGAAAGGGAACTCAAAAAGGTCCAGCCTATCGTTGAGGAGGCAGGAACCCATGAAGACAAGCTGAAAGCCCTTTCTGATTATGAATTAAGTCAATATACCCCCCGGTTCAAAGAGAGGATCGAGAACGGCGGGGAACTCGACTCAATCCTCCCTGAGGCCTTTGCAGTTGTCAGGGAAGCTGCACGACGTACAGTCAATATGAGACATTTTGATGTCCAGCTCATCGGCGGCGCTGTCCTCCATGAAGGGAAGATTGCCGAAATGGCCACCGGTGAAGGGAAAACACTTGTAGCAACACTGCCCGTATACCTCAATGCACTGACCGGCCTCGGCGTACACGTGGTTACTGTGAACGACTACCTTGCGCACAGGGACTCGGAATGGATGGGCCCTATCTATAAATTTCTTGGCCTCTCTGTGGGTGTCATCCTGAACCGACTGGATGATGATGAGCGAAAAAAGGCATACGCATGTGATGTAACGTATGGCACCAACAACGAGTTCGGCTTTGATTATCTGAGGGACAATATGAAATATTCCCTTGATGAGTGCGCCCAGAGGGAATTCAATTATGCAATCGTTGATGAGGTGGACAGCATCCTCGTTGACGAAGCCAGGACTCCGCTTATTATTTCCGGGCCTGCCGAGGAATCAACAGACAAGTACTATAAAATCAACAAACTTATCTATCAGTTGAAAAAAGATAAAGATTTTATGGTAGACGAAAAAGCAAGAACCGCCTACCTCACAGAAGACGGGGTAGCAAAGATTGAGAAGCTCATCAATGTGGAAAACCTCTATGACCCCAAACATGTTGACCTGCTCCACCACATTAACCAGGCATTAAAGGCACACCACCTCTTCAAAAGGGATGTGGATTATATCGTTAAGGATGGAAAGGTCATTATCGTAGATGAGTTCACCGGCAGGCTCATGGATGGAAGACGTTTCAGTGACGGACTCCACCAGGCGCTTGAAGCCGCTGAAAATGTGAAAATTGAACGGGAAAATCAAACCCTTGCCACGGTAACATTCCAGAATTATTTCAGAATGTACAAGAAGCTGGCCGGTATGACAGGCACGGCAGATACAGAGGCAGTGGAGTTCAAGAAGATATACAATCTCGATGTCATGGTAATCCCTACAAATAGAGACCTTATAAGGACACACTATTCAGACGTTATATACAGGACCGAGAAGGAAAAGTTCAGGGCCGTCATCAATGAGATCGAAGATCTGTACAAAAAAAGGCGTCCTGTACTTGTTGGAACGCTGTCCATCGACAAATCGGAGAAGGTATCGGAGATGCTCAAAAGAAAGGGCGTCCAGCACCATATTCTTAATGCGAAGAATCATGAGCGGGAAGCAGAGGTCGTTGCCCAGGCGGGACGATTGAAGGCAGTGACTATCTCTACAAACATGGCAGGAAGAGGAACCGACATACTTCTCGGTGGCAACCCGGAATTCCTTGCCCTCAGCATGTGTAAAGGGCAAAAAGGGTCGGAAGAATTCGAAAAGACCCTGGAAGAAACAAGAAATATATGTGAAAAGGACAAAGAAGAGGTCATAAAACTTGGTGGACTCCATATTCTTGGCACTGAAAGACACGAGTCGAGAAGGATTGATAATCAGTTAAGAGGAAGGGCTGGAAGGCAGGGAGATCCTGGCTCTTCGAGGTTTTATGTCTCTCTGGAAGATGAGATTATGAGACTTTTCGGCTCTGACAGGGTCTCGCCAATGCTCGCAAAGCTCGGCATGAAAGAGGATATGCCCATAGAACATCCCTTCATATCGAAGGCTATTGAAAACGCACAGACACGGGTGGAAGGGCACAACTTTGAAATACGGAAATATCTCCTTGAATACGATAACGTAATGAATAAACAACGCGAGACCGTGTACGGGATGAGAAAAGAGCTCATGAGCAACGAGGATGTCCTCGATCAGATATTCGATATGATTGAGGATATCTGTGAAGGTCTCGTGGACGAATATGCCCCCGAAAAGGTCTATCCTGAAGAATGGGAACTTACTTCTTTGAAAAGCAGGATATTCGAAACCTTTTTCTTTCACATGGAATTCGATTCTATAGACTTCAAATCCATTACCAAGCAGGGGCTGCTTGAGATGGTGAAAGAAAATGTCCTTGATGTCTACCGGCACAAGGAAACCGAATTTGGAGAAAATGAATTAAGGGCCTTAGAGCGATTCATCACGCTGAATTCTCTTGATACACACTGGAAGGAACACCTTCTCTCTCTCGACCATCTGAAGGAAGGGATTGGCCTGCGAGGATACGGCCAGAAAGATCCCCTGAGAGAATACCAGAAGGAAAGCTTTGAACTATTCCTCGATATGCTTGGGCAGGCCAAACTCGACACGGTGAGAAAACTCTATGCGATACAACCTGCGAAAGAAGAATTGACCTTTAATGAGCCGGTCATGTTCTTAAACAGGGGTGATGAACTGTTATCCCAGCAGAAAGACAAGAAGATCGGCAGAAACGATCCCTGCCCATGCGGCAGCGGGAAAAAATACAAACGATGCTGCGGCAAATAA
- the argJ gene encoding bifunctional glutamate N-acetyltransferase/amino-acid acetyltransferase ArgJ — MIDGIRFAGYASGIKANGLDLGLAFFKEPMHCLSLYTRNKVKAAHIIYDRKIEHHPVRAILVNSGCANACTGKEGVSDLKTIAGELSGILGTSKEEILFASTGVIGKRLPTGRMISALPGLCKSLKNNNIESFARSIMTTDTYPKIVSETVHGKKTYNIIGVAKGAGMINPLFATMLSFVFTDYPVSPSRIKNIFSKAGKETFERVTVDGECSTNDTVTLFTKTGEEDLDGLDDFKNKLNLVMKALSIMIVKDGEGATRVIHITVQGAKKKDHAEKIARRIAISPLTKTAFFGCDPNWGRIIAAAGDADVPLQPSKIEIIMQGRQLVKECVEVPFDEQELKKMMNKKEIELTVDLHDGKASFDIYTTDLTYDYIKINASYRS; from the coding sequence ATGATAGACGGTATTCGGTTCGCCGGTTACGCATCCGGCATAAAGGCAAATGGCCTCGACCTCGGTCTTGCATTTTTCAAAGAACCGATGCATTGTCTATCGCTCTATACGCGAAACAAGGTAAAGGCAGCCCATATCATCTACGATAGAAAAATAGAGCATCATCCTGTACGGGCAATCCTCGTGAACAGCGGGTGCGCGAATGCATGCACGGGGAAGGAGGGTGTTTCAGACCTGAAAACGATTGCAGGAGAGCTTTCGGGCATCCTCGGAACCAGCAAAGAGGAGATCCTTTTCGCCTCAACCGGTGTCATAGGGAAAAGGCTACCAACCGGCAGAATGATCAGTGCGCTGCCAGGTCTTTGCAAGAGCCTCAAAAATAACAACATCGAATCATTTGCGCGGTCCATTATGACGACAGACACCTACCCGAAGATAGTCAGTGAAACGGTTCATGGAAAAAAAACATATAACATCATAGGGGTAGCAAAAGGCGCCGGCATGATAAACCCGCTCTTCGCCACGATGCTTTCCTTTGTTTTTACGGATTATCCTGTTTCCCCCTCACGGATAAAAAATATCTTCTCTAAGGCGGGGAAGGAGACATTCGAAAGGGTAACGGTCGATGGTGAATGCAGTACAAACGATACCGTCACACTTTTTACAAAAACCGGTGAAGAGGATCTGGACGGACTCGACGACTTTAAAAATAAGCTGAATCTTGTTATGAAAGCGTTGTCAATAATGATCGTAAAGGACGGGGAAGGCGCTACACGTGTGATACACATAACGGTACAGGGGGCAAAGAAAAAGGACCATGCAGAAAAAATTGCAAGAAGGATAGCCATTTCGCCGTTAACAAAGACGGCCTTTTTCGGCTGTGACCCCAACTGGGGGAGGATCATTGCAGCAGCCGGGGATGCAGACGTACCCCTTCAACCCTCAAAGATAGAGATCATCATGCAGGGCAGGCAGTTGGTAAAAGAGTGTGTTGAAGTGCCCTTCGATGAACAGGAATTAAAAAAGATGATGAACAAAAAAGAGATAGAATTGACCGTTGACCTTCACGACGGAAAGGCATCCTTTGACATATACACCACTGACCTTACCTACGATTACATAAAAATCAACGCCTCATACAGAAGCTGA